From a region of the Triticum aestivum cultivar Chinese Spring chromosome 7D, IWGSC CS RefSeq v2.1, whole genome shotgun sequence genome:
- the LOC123165467 gene encoding aspartic proteinase nepenthesin-2-like produces MAEVVEEEMELAATASTAAAAMEEEKFVVPFRHRRKFSMYLVQLRIGGGPPDEARSRYVLFDTGDDLSWTQPDVRAREAWCQYSHSYPTPDNNLCNFDKRYGDGSRLSGYLGSDVFRFGNGIAGDDGGYNFEQDIVFGCAQEEHTTAVREYSSGILGLGMGTFSFVAQAGVDKFSYCALSPERRDLRDQWRKTTSYLRFGSHAVTSGKIVPFKQDGAHFIISLKSVTYQRGSRLDQNQPVPIFTRQEAAEFLPILVDSGSTLVYLPALIFYPLLKRIDDELTLTRVYDPTNNPGINCYDGEMSDVEGVSVTLGFQGGAELELFGDTLFYEGYAGDYICLGISIDERKSVLGMIAQRNTNVGYDLANMEISFNREAGQFCTGVNLRQLNTFANRETFDLFIFNHGSTINTTNNKKYIQIRRPPSDDYKH; encoded by the exons ATGGCAGAGGTcgtggaggaggagatggagttggCGGCCACTGCCTCCACGGCCgcggccgccatggaggaggagaAGTTTGTGGTGCCGTTTCGGCACCGCCGGAAGTTTTCCATGTATCTGGTGCAGCTCCGCATTGGTGGCGGACCACCAGATGAAGCGCGTTCGAGATATGTATTATTCGACACCGGCGACGACCTGTCATGGACGCA ACCCGATGTGCGAGCACGGGAGGCATGGTGCCAATACAGCCACTCCTACCCCACTCCGGACAACAATTTGTGCAACTTCGACAAGCGGTACGGCGATGGTAGCAGGCTGTCAGGCTACCTGGGATCTGACGTCTTCCGCTTTGGGAACGGCATAGCGGGGGACGACGGCGGCTACAACTTCGAGCAAGACATCGTCTTTGGCTGCGCGCAGGAGGAACATACCACCGCCGTCCGGGAATACAGCTCCGGCATTCTCGGCCTCGGCATGGGTACGTTCTCCTTCGTCGCTCAGGCCGGCGTCGACAAATTTTCCTACTGCGCTCTATCGCCGGAGAGAAGAGACCTCCGGGATCAGTGGAGGAAAACAACAAGCTACCTCCGATTCGGCAGCCATGCTGTCACGTCGGGCAAGATTGTCCCGTTCAAGCAGGACGGCGCCCACTTCATCATCTCCCTCAAGAGCGTGACGTACCAGCGAGGAAGCCGTCTAGATCAAAATCAGCCAGTGCCCATATTTACTCGGCAAGAGGCGGCGGAGTTCCTGCCCATTCTGGTGGATTCAGGGTCCACCCTGGTCTACCTTCCTGCACTCATCTTCTACCCTCTGctgaagaggatcgacgatgaacTCACACTCACAAGGGTGTACGATCCCACTAATAACCCCGGCATCAACTGTTACGATGGTGAGATGTCGGATGTGGAGGGTGTGTCAGTGACCCTGGGCTTCCAAGGAGGGGCGGAGCTGGAGTTGTTTGGCGACACTCTCTTCTACGAAGGGTACGCAGGTGATTACATTTGTCTGGGAATTTCTATCGATGAGAGGAAATCAGTGTTAGGCATGATTGCTCAACGTAATACCAATGTTGGGTATGACTTAGCAAACATGGAGATCTCCTTTAATCGTGAG GCAGGTCAATTTTGCACAGGAGTTAACCTTAGACAACTGAATACATTTGCAAACAG ggaaactttcgatctattcatattcaatcatggcagtacaattaACACAACAAATAATAAAAagtacatccagatccgtagaccacctagcgacgactacaaacactga